The DNA segment TTGCTTAGCGTTCCCGCTGGCGATGCCGTTATCGGTCGAGTCCTCGACCCGCTGGGTAACCCGCTGGACGGCAAAGGCCCTGTTCAGACCGATATTCGCCGTCCTGTCGAAGTGATCGCGGCCGGCGTTGCTGAACGGCAACCTGTGACCCAACCGCTGCAGACCGGTGTCAAAGCGATTGACGCGATGACCCCGATCGGACGTGGCCAACGTGAATTGATCATTGGTGACCGCAAAACGGGTAAAACCGCGGTCGCTATCGATGCGATTCTGAATCAAAAAGATACCGGCGTAAAATGCTTCTACGTCGCGGTCGGTCAGAAAGACAGTTCGGTCGCCGGAATCATCGACGCTCTGAACAAATACGGCGCGATGGAGTACACGACGGTTATCGTCGCGGGTGCTAGTTCCCCTGCAACGATGCAGTACATGGCTCCCTATGCCGGTACCGCAATGGCCGAAGAATTCATGTTTAACGGTCAGCACGCTCTGATCGTTTATGATGACTTGTCGAAACAAGCGACCGCGTATCGTCAGATGAGTCTGCTGATGCGTCGTCCACCAGGTCGCGAAGCGTTCCCCGGGGACGTCTTCTACTGTCACAGTCGTTTGCTCGAACGTTCGGCTCGCTTGTCGGATGAACTGGGTGGCGGTTCGTTGACCAGCCTGCCGATTATCGAAACCTTGGAAGGTGAAGTTTCCGCTTACATTCCAACCAACGTGATTTCGATCACCGACGGGCAGATCTACCTGCAACCTGACCTCTTCTTCTCTGGGGTTCGTCCCGCCATGAATGCGGGGATTTCGGTCTCCCGCGTCGGTGGTGCTGCTCAGATTAAGGCGATGAAGAAGGTGGCCGGAGGTCTTCGATTGGACTTGGCAGCTTTCCGAGCTCTTGAAGCGTTTGCTCAGCTGGGTACTGACCTGGATCCGGACACACAGAAGCAACTGGATCGTGGTTACCGAATGGTTGAGCTGCTGAAACAGCCTCAATACAAACCACTTAATGTGACCGAGCAGGTTTTGGTGTTGTACGCCGGTACCAATGGTCACGTCGATGATGTTCCTGTCAAAGCAGTACAGCAATGGGAGACGGACTTCCTGCAGTTTGCTCATGACAAGCACCAGGCTTTGATCGATTCTTTGACCGAAAAGGGCGAATTGACCGACGAAATCGTCGATAAAATCAAAGCGATGATCGTCGAGTTCAAAGGAAGTTATAAGCCTGTTGCCGCAGAATAAGCATTGAATCAGCAACCCTATTTCACACCGCAGTCGCCAAAATCGTCGGTTCCCGGATACTCTGGGAACCCGACGAACAGCGAAAAGAATTTTGCCGTGTTGGCTCATCTAGGTGGCGTTTTAGGAGTGTTGGTCGGAGGGGTGCCAGGTTTCCTGGGGCCGTTCCTCGTATGGGTTTTGAAGAAAGATGAATCGGCTTATATCGAAGCCGAAGCTCGCGAGGCACTGAATTTTCAGCTGACGTTGCTGATTCTGTATCTCGTGATTTTGGTGATTGGGTTTCTCAGCTGTTTTGGGATGGTGTTTGTGTTGGTGCCGATGATCATGCAAGTGATCTTTGGTATTCTCGCCGCCGTGACCGCCAGCAAAGGGATCCCCTATCGCTACCCGTTTAATATTCGCTTGATTTCATAACGCTGGACCGCATCAACCACCATGGCCAACGCCCGCGCCCTCGATAAACGACGGAAGTCAATTCGTAACATCCGCAAAATTACGCGGACCATGGAATTGATTGCGACGGCCCGCTACAAAAAGGCCATGGACCGCGCTGCTGCGGCAACGGCGTATACACGGCAGATCACAAAGATCGTTGCCAGCCTGTCCCAGGCCGGATTGAGCGTCGAACACCCACTGTTGGAATCTCGCGAGAATCCGACCAGTGCCAAACTGTTGGTATTGTCCAGCAACCGCGGACTGTGCGGCGGTTACAACGGCAGCGTCCTACGAGCGGGTACCGAGCGTTTGGCGAAACTGGCAAGTGAACTGGAGACAGTTTCGTTAGAGGTGAGCGGGAAACGTGGTGTTTCCGGAATGAAATTCCGTGGAAAAACCGTGGATCAAGAATACCTGCAGTTCGACGATCAGCCAAAGTATGAAGAAGTCGCGGCGATCGCTGAACGCTACCTCGCGCTGTACACCGCCGGCGAAATCGATCGACTGGACGTTACCTACACAAAGTTCATCTCGACGAGCAAGCAGGTTACGGTTGTCGAGACCTTGTTGCCGCTGGGTTCACTGGCGGATGAAGACGAAGCAGCTGAAGAAGGCGGAAGTGCTGGCGACTATGAGTTCCTGCCATCGGCGGAAAGCATTCTGGAAGAAGTGGTTCCGACCAGTTTTAAAGTCCGCTTGTTTAAGTGCTTCCTCGATGCGGCGGTCAGCGAACAGATCGCTCGAATGGTCGCGATGAAGAGTGCGACCGAGAGTGCGGGAGACATGATCAAAGAACTGTCCCGAACCTACAACCGGGCTCGGCAGTCTCAGATCACCGGCGAAATTATGGAAATCATCGGCGGCGTCGAAGCGATGGCAAACTAGAAGCCAATAGATCCTAATAACATGTAACCATGCCCTCGCGGATGTGGTTTAGAAAAAGACAACTCCAACCAACCCAAGCAACGATGTCTACCGATACTGCACAGACCGTCGGCCGTGTCACCCAGGTGATTGGTTCTACGTTTGACGCTGAATTCCCCGAAGGCAAACTGCCTGCGATTTACAACGCTGTCACCGTACAATCGGAGCACAAAGGTGTTTCGCTAAGCATGACTGGCGAAGTTCAACAGCACCTTGGTGGGAACCGCGTTCGCTGCATCGCCCTTGGTAGTACCGACGGAATGATGCGTGGAATGGACGTCAACGATACCGGCAAACCGCTGACGGTTCCTGTCGGAAAAGCGACCCTGGGACGTGTTTTCAACGTTCTTGGCGATCCGATCGATAAACGTGGCGATGTCAAAGCGGACGATTACTGGCCGATTCACCGCCAGGCTCCTCCTGTTTCCGAACTGTCGACCAACACCGAAGTCTTCGAAACCGGGATCAAGGTTGTCGACCTGCTAACCCCGTTTGTGCGTGGTGGTAAAGCCGGTCTGTTCGGTGGAGCCGGACTGGGCAAAACGGTTATCCTGACCGAATTGATCGCTCGTATCGCCAGCAGCCACGGCGGTTACAGTGTGTTCGCCGGAGTCGGTGAACGAACTCGCGAAGGGACCGACCTCTGGTTGGAAATGCAAGACACCGCGATCGGCGATACCGGTCGTAAGGTTATCGAACAAACCTGTATGGTCTTCGGTCAGATGAACGAGCCACCAGGTTCGCGTCTTCGTGTTGCCCTTTCGGCACTGACGATGGCGGAATACTTCCGTGATACCACGGGTGCTGACACGCTGTTGTTCGTCGACAACATCTTCCGTTTCTCGCAAGCGGGTTCGGAAGTTTCCGCGTTGCTTGGGCGTATGCCATCGGCCGTGGGTTACCAGCCAACCCTGGCGACCGAAATGGGTGCTTTGCAAGAGCGGATCACGTCGACCAACAAGGGAGCTATTACATCGGTGCAAGCCGTTTATGTGCCTGCTGACGATCCGACGGACCCTGCTCCAGCGACGGCCTTTAGCCAGTTGGATGCGTTTATCTATCTGGAACGTTCGATTTCGGAAAAAGGTATTTACCCTGCTATCGACCCGTTGGCGTCGAACAGTCGTATCCTGGATCCGCAGTACGTCGGCGACCATCACTACAACGTCGCTCGTAGCGTGCAAACGATCTTGCAACGTTACCGCGAATTGCAAGACATCATCGCGATTCTTGGTGTTGATGAATTGTCCGAAGAAGACAAGATGATCGTTCATCGTGCTCGCCGACTGGAACGCTTCATGTCGCAGCCGTTTTTGGTTGCGGAAGTCTTCACCGGTAAGAAGGGCGAAATCACCCCGCTGGCGGACACCATTCGAAGTTTCGAAGGGATCTGCAACGGGACCTACGATCACTTGCCAGAACGAGCCTTCATGTACGTCGGTGCAATCGAGCAAGTTGAAGAGCAAGCTAAGAAGATGGCCGAGGAGGGCAAATAACCGATGTCAATCCGCTGCTTAGTCGTAACCCCTGAACGAACCGAAGTCGACCGTGAAGTCGATTTTTTGACGCTCCCTATGTTCGATGGAGAACTGGGGATCGGAAAAGATCGTGCTGCCATGATTGGTCGCTTGGGCTATGGGCGTCTGAAATTGAAGAGTGGCGGAGAGGTAACGGAATACTTCATCGATGGTGGCTTCGCCCAAGTCGAAGAGAACGTTGTTTCGGTGCTAACCGGACGGGCGATCCCCATCAGCGAACTGCAATCCGATGACGCGAAAGCGGCATTGGAAGAAGCGCTCGCAT comes from the Roseimaritima multifibrata genome and includes:
- the atpA gene encoding F0F1 ATP synthase subunit alpha → MKFNSDEIASVLQQEIEQFENKIDVREVGTVLEVGDGIARVYGLSGVMAGEMVQFPNEAIGLAFNLEENSVGVIILGDYLTIKEGDEVRALGTLLSVPAGDAVIGRVLDPLGNPLDGKGPVQTDIRRPVEVIAAGVAERQPVTQPLQTGVKAIDAMTPIGRGQRELIIGDRKTGKTAVAIDAILNQKDTGVKCFYVAVGQKDSSVAGIIDALNKYGAMEYTTVIVAGASSPATMQYMAPYAGTAMAEEFMFNGQHALIVYDDLSKQATAYRQMSLLMRRPPGREAFPGDVFYCHSRLLERSARLSDELGGGSLTSLPIIETLEGEVSAYIPTNVISITDGQIYLQPDLFFSGVRPAMNAGISVSRVGGAAQIKAMKKVAGGLRLDLAAFRALEAFAQLGTDLDPDTQKQLDRGYRMVELLKQPQYKPLNVTEQVLVLYAGTNGHVDDVPVKAVQQWETDFLQFAHDKHQALIDSLTEKGELTDEIVDKIKAMIVEFKGSYKPVAAE
- a CDS encoding DUF4870 domain-containing protein; the protein is MNQQPYFTPQSPKSSVPGYSGNPTNSEKNFAVLAHLGGVLGVLVGGVPGFLGPFLVWVLKKDESAYIEAEAREALNFQLTLLILYLVILVIGFLSCFGMVFVLVPMIMQVIFGILAAVTASKGIPYRYPFNIRLIS
- the atpG gene encoding ATP synthase F1 subunit gamma, with the translated sequence MANARALDKRRKSIRNIRKITRTMELIATARYKKAMDRAAAATAYTRQITKIVASLSQAGLSVEHPLLESRENPTSAKLLVLSSNRGLCGGYNGSVLRAGTERLAKLASELETVSLEVSGKRGVSGMKFRGKTVDQEYLQFDDQPKYEEVAAIAERYLALYTAGEIDRLDVTYTKFISTSKQVTVVETLLPLGSLADEDEAAEEGGSAGDYEFLPSAESILEEVVPTSFKVRLFKCFLDAAVSEQIARMVAMKSATESAGDMIKELSRTYNRARQSQITGEIMEIIGGVEAMAN
- the atpD gene encoding F0F1 ATP synthase subunit beta — its product is MSTDTAQTVGRVTQVIGSTFDAEFPEGKLPAIYNAVTVQSEHKGVSLSMTGEVQQHLGGNRVRCIALGSTDGMMRGMDVNDTGKPLTVPVGKATLGRVFNVLGDPIDKRGDVKADDYWPIHRQAPPVSELSTNTEVFETGIKVVDLLTPFVRGGKAGLFGGAGLGKTVILTELIARIASSHGGYSVFAGVGERTREGTDLWLEMQDTAIGDTGRKVIEQTCMVFGQMNEPPGSRLRVALSALTMAEYFRDTTGADTLLFVDNIFRFSQAGSEVSALLGRMPSAVGYQPTLATEMGALQERITSTNKGAITSVQAVYVPADDPTDPAPATAFSQLDAFIYLERSISEKGIYPAIDPLASNSRILDPQYVGDHHYNVARSVQTILQRYRELQDIIAILGVDELSEEDKMIVHRARRLERFMSQPFLVAEVFTGKKGEITPLADTIRSFEGICNGTYDHLPERAFMYVGAIEQVEEQAKKMAEEGK
- a CDS encoding FoF1 ATP synthase subunit delta/epsilon; protein product: MSIRCLVVTPERTEVDREVDFLTLPMFDGELGIGKDRAAMIGRLGYGRLKLKSGGEVTEYFIDGGFAQVEENVVSVLTGRAIPISELQSDDAKAALEEALALPAGNADMQALKETAVMRARGMTRTVAGH